From Oscillatoria sp. FACHB-1407, a single genomic window includes:
- a CDS encoding glycosyltransferase has product MTAFEVDSPRDQPFLPHVSVIIPIYNGEQDVPPLLDCLKAQTYPRDKVEYVLVDNASRDRTLTLLKTAAEASATEGLSLRCLSETQIQSSYAARNTGIKATQTEFLAFTDADCRPLPNWLSDLVQPFVDPAVGIVAGEVLALEGDSWLEQYSGRKETLSQKHTLAHPFYPYGQTANLAVRRQAFEKAGLFRPYLTTGGDADMCWRIQQAGNWKIVFAEQAAVQHRHRATLEDLKSQWRRYGRSNRYLHELHGVSLAREFSRKDYAYRWSRWLLKELPLTIPKILTRRADLSYLLDTPLDLLCTQARAQGQRDARLSEQARQIEWMHPPLTDSPIQKE; this is encoded by the coding sequence ATGACGGCTTTTGAAGTGGATAGTCCAAGGGATCAACCTTTTTTACCTCACGTATCTGTCATCATCCCGATTTACAACGGTGAACAGGACGTTCCACCCTTACTCGACTGCCTGAAGGCACAGACCTATCCACGAGACAAAGTAGAGTATGTGTTGGTTGATAACGCAAGTCGCGATCGCACCCTCACCCTGCTTAAGACAGCAGCCGAAGCCAGTGCGACAGAAGGCTTGTCGCTGCGCTGCTTGAGTGAGACACAGATTCAAAGCTCCTATGCGGCGCGCAATACGGGCATTAAAGCGACTCAAACTGAATTTCTGGCGTTCACCGATGCCGATTGTCGTCCCCTACCCAACTGGCTTTCCGATCTGGTACAACCCTTTGTCGATCCAGCCGTTGGCATTGTTGCGGGGGAAGTGCTGGCATTAGAGGGAGATTCCTGGTTGGAGCAGTACTCAGGGCGAAAGGAAACCCTGTCTCAAAAGCATACGCTGGCGCATCCGTTTTACCCTTATGGGCAAACGGCTAATCTGGCAGTGCGACGGCAGGCATTTGAAAAAGCTGGCTTGTTTCGCCCCTACCTGACCACAGGGGGAGACGCCGACATGTGCTGGCGCATTCAACAGGCGGGCAACTGGAAAATTGTGTTTGCCGAACAGGCTGCTGTACAACACCGCCATCGGGCAACCCTAGAGGACTTGAAGAGTCAATGGCGACGCTATGGGCGATCGAACCGCTATTTGCATGAGTTACATGGGGTAAGTCTGGCGCGTGAGTTTAGCCGCAAAGATTATGCCTACCGCTGGAGTCGGTGGTTACTCAAAGAGTTGCCCCTTACCATTCCAAAAATCCTGACTCGGCGGGCGGATCTCTCCTATCTGCTAGATACGCCGCTCGACTTGTTGTGTACTCAAGCTCGTGCTCAAGGGCAACGGGATGCTCGGCTATCAGAACAAGCCCGACAAATAGAGTGGATGCACCCTCCACTTACCGACTCACCTATCCAGAAAGAGTAA
- a CDS encoding phycobilisome rod-core linker polypeptide produces the protein MTIPLLEYVPSSQNQRVAGFEVPGDEQPRIFTTDSLSSPSDLDVLITAAYRQIFNEQQMTASSRQVALESQLRAGQITVKKFIRGLATSEVFRSHNYNTNNNYRFVQMCIQRILGREVYSDREKLAWSIVLATKGLNGFIDDLLNSEEYQATFGDNTVPFQRRRILPQRIQGDLPFARMARYGADYRDRLPKVSYRGGWTGPGADGLFTQFERFDLETFLQRANWANVSAVLIASSVVVFLLFLISSVSGGATP, from the coding sequence ATGACTATTCCTTTACTAGAGTATGTCCCTTCCTCTCAAAATCAACGAGTAGCAGGTTTTGAGGTTCCGGGAGATGAACAGCCCAGAATTTTTACCACCGATAGCCTATCGTCTCCTTCAGATCTGGATGTCCTTATTACGGCAGCTTACCGACAAATTTTTAATGAACAACAAATGACAGCAAGCAGCCGTCAAGTTGCCTTAGAGTCTCAACTCAGAGCAGGTCAAATCACGGTTAAGAAGTTCATTCGTGGGTTGGCAACGTCAGAGGTGTTTCGATCGCACAATTACAACACCAACAATAATTATCGGTTCGTACAAATGTGTATCCAACGCATACTGGGGCGTGAGGTTTACAGCGATCGCGAGAAACTGGCATGGTCGATTGTGCTTGCAACCAAAGGGTTGAATGGGTTCATTGATGACCTGCTCAACAGCGAGGAATATCAAGCAACCTTTGGAGACAACACAGTTCCTTTTCAGCGGCGACGCATCCTACCCCAGCGGATTCAGGGGGATCTACCCTTTGCTCGCATGGCGCGTTATGGTGCGGATTATCGTGACAGGTTACCTAAAGTCAGCTACAGAGGCGGATGGACAGGACCGGGAGCCGATGGCTTGTTTACTCAGTTTGAGCGATTTGACCTGGAAACCTTTTTGCAGCGTGCTAACTGGGCTAATGTTTCTGCTGTGCTGATCGCTAGCTCTGTCGTTGTTTTCTTGTTGTTCCTGATTTCAAGTGTTTCTGGTGGTGCAACCCCTTAG
- a CDS encoding SPFH domain-containing protein encodes MIESIFAAIALLIIGYTVGSVKIINQGNEALVERLGRYHRKLVPGLNFIVPFLDTIVLEESMRERVLDTQPQEAITKDNVSVTVDAVMYWRILQLERTYYAVEDVEEALRNLVTTTLRSEIGRMQLAQTFYSRSEINHALLQQLDDATATWGVKVTRVEVENISPAKSVLDAMELERAAESKKKAAISEAEGKKRAAIEEAEGTVQSMKMISEALRAQSNSQDILRYLVAQRYVEANYRLGESTNSKIIFMDPKALTEALGELMNDPSTEHNNNSKQGNE; translated from the coding sequence ATGATAGAGTCCATCTTCGCCGCGATCGCCCTTCTAATCATTGGTTACACCGTCGGCTCCGTCAAAATTATCAATCAGGGTAACGAAGCCTTAGTGGAGCGATTGGGGCGTTATCATCGCAAACTCGTGCCCGGGTTAAACTTTATCGTTCCCTTCTTAGACACAATCGTTTTAGAAGAGTCGATGCGGGAACGAGTACTCGACACGCAACCGCAGGAAGCCATTACCAAAGACAACGTATCCGTGACGGTGGATGCGGTGATGTATTGGCGGATTTTGCAGTTAGAACGCACCTACTACGCGGTTGAAGATGTCGAAGAGGCACTGCGAAACCTGGTGACAACGACTCTGCGATCGGAGATTGGGCGAATGCAACTGGCGCAAACCTTTTATTCTCGCTCTGAAATCAACCATGCTTTGCTGCAACAACTTGACGATGCCACCGCAACCTGGGGTGTGAAAGTCACGCGGGTTGAAGTGGAAAACATCTCTCCCGCCAAGTCAGTGTTGGATGCGATGGAGTTGGAACGAGCCGCAGAAAGTAAGAAGAAAGCGGCAATTTCTGAAGCGGAAGGTAAAAAACGGGCAGCGATCGAAGAGGCAGAAGGTACAGTGCAATCGATGAAAATGATCTCGGAGGCACTCAGAGCACAGTCTAACAGTCAGGATATTCTTCGCTATCTGGTTGCTCAACGCTACGTCGAGGCTAACTATCGCCTGGGCGAAAGCACCAACTCCAAAATCATCTTTATGGATCCTAAAGCCTTGACGGAAGCTCTGGGCGAATTGATGAATGACCCAAGCACAGAGCACAACAACAATAGCAAGCAAGGGAATGAATGA
- a CDS encoding alpha/beta hydrolase has protein sequence MNPFQSPSHPICQSATHSSSNPPSGRHLPQWRSPLQQWITSFVSGLVLTMSWGMASPTVAAEKVAVRFGPVQQSVAIADLEHFAKTGEISPSLRFYAPFLNAEVQQALNSRLQLDPQVGDELVADLLNSSAGERLLNTLQLVISDSEPEQLNAALIAATQQPDGLSVLGFLQAYPAETVTIEGSSAIALASQMNLPYWQSQALSSVLERELTVSVDPATTAATASPIPTDFDPSLAGNQWVRQQTLMFRDYNRSRTIPVDLYWSRRTTGPLVVLSHGFGADRRFLGYLAHHLASHGFAVAALEHPASNVTWLTEITAGQSSPEGFSDILPASEFIDRPQDVTFLLNELERLNRHSTILRGKLNTDQVVVLGHSLGGYTALALAGAELDLDRLRQFCDSLGAVGLSPADWLQCTATDLPETGRLNLRDERVVQVIALNPVIGHLFNDESLRHLSTPIMILSGTDDAITPAVSQQLLPFAQLQSPKYLLTAIGGTHLSIGDPANLNYALTNSLFVRERPGEETEALRYLLRATSLAFIKQLTPEAERYRPFLTSAYAQSFSTPTLQLRLNSELPPNLSNWLKMAALPLEQLVSSSLQKQSNAQLHAQNDSNFYELLKRLPVVMFILPGNFSLLRNQLSKPNRRKKQEK, from the coding sequence GTGAATCCATTTCAGTCGCCCTCACACCCAATTTGCCAATCTGCTACCCACTCTAGCTCCAACCCACCCTCCGGAAGACACTTGCCACAGTGGCGATCGCCACTACAGCAGTGGATCACTAGTTTTGTCTCTGGGTTGGTGCTGACGATGAGTTGGGGAATGGCATCTCCAACAGTTGCGGCTGAAAAGGTGGCAGTGCGGTTTGGTCCGGTTCAACAGTCGGTCGCGATCGCCGACCTCGAACATTTTGCCAAAACAGGTGAGATCTCCCCCTCGCTGCGGTTTTATGCTCCGTTTCTCAATGCAGAGGTGCAGCAGGCACTCAATAGTCGGCTACAACTCGACCCCCAGGTAGGCGACGAGTTGGTTGCTGATTTGCTCAATTCCTCTGCTGGCGAACGCTTGCTCAACACGCTGCAACTAGTGATTTCAGACAGCGAGCCAGAACAACTCAATGCTGCCCTGATTGCAGCAACTCAACAACCGGATGGTTTGAGTGTGCTGGGTTTTTTACAAGCTTATCCAGCGGAGACGGTGACGATTGAGGGGAGTTCGGCGATCGCCCTCGCCTCGCAAATGAATCTACCCTACTGGCAAAGTCAGGCACTCAGTTCGGTGCTGGAGCGTGAATTGACCGTGTCCGTTGACCCGGCTACTACTGCTGCAACGGCATCTCCCATCCCAACTGACTTTGATCCCAGCCTTGCGGGTAACCAGTGGGTGCGCCAACAAACCTTGATGTTTCGCGACTACAATCGCAGCCGCACTATTCCCGTTGATTTGTATTGGAGCCGTCGCACAACGGGTCCCCTGGTGGTGTTGTCCCACGGGTTTGGAGCCGATCGCCGCTTTTTGGGCTACCTGGCACATCATCTCGCCTCTCATGGGTTTGCTGTCGCTGCCCTGGAGCACCCCGCCAGCAACGTCACCTGGTTGACCGAAATTACAGCAGGGCAGTCCTCCCCTGAGGGGTTTAGCGATATCCTGCCCGCAAGCGAGTTTATCGATCGCCCCCAGGATGTCACCTTTTTGTTAAACGAGCTAGAACGGCTCAACCGCCATTCCACCATCCTGCGGGGCAAGCTCAACACCGATCAGGTGGTAGTGTTGGGGCACTCCCTGGGTGGCTACACAGCTCTAGCTCTGGCAGGGGCAGAACTCGATCTCGATCGCCTGCGTCAGTTTTGTGACAGCCTGGGAGCCGTAGGGCTGTCTCCGGCAGATTGGCTGCAATGCACCGCAACTGACTTACCCGAAACAGGTCGCCTCAACCTGCGAGACGAACGAGTGGTGCAGGTAATTGCCCTCAACCCAGTGATTGGGCATTTGTTTAATGATGAAAGCCTGCGCCATCTTTCAACCCCCATCATGATTCTCTCTGGCACTGATGACGCCATTACTCCAGCGGTGAGTCAGCAATTGCTGCCCTTTGCTCAGTTGCAATCCCCTAAATATCTATTAACGGCGATCGGTGGCACCCATCTCAGCATTGGGGACCCAGCTAATTTGAACTATGCCCTCACCAACAGTCTCTTCGTTCGAGAGCGTCCTGGAGAGGAGACAGAAGCCCTGCGCTATCTCCTCCGAGCCACCAGTCTGGCGTTTATTAAGCAACTCACCCCAGAAGCAGAGCGGTATAGACCCTTTTTAACCTCTGCCTATGCTCAGTCTTTTTCAACTCCAACGCTGCAACTACGTCTCAACTCAGAGTTACCCCCTAATCTGTCTAACTGGCTCAAAATGGCAGCCCTGCCATTGGAACAACTCGTCTCCAGTTCATTGCAAAAGCAATCAAACGCACAATTGCACGCCCAAAACGACTCCAATTTTTATGAGTTACTAAAGCGGCTACCCGTGGTGATGTTTATTCTGCCGGGGAATTTCTCACTGTTGAGAAATCAGTTATCTAAGCCCAATCGCCGCAAAAAGCAGGAAAAATAG
- a CDS encoding NfeD family protein yields the protein MNLLDTVQSQPAYILWLLAGLMFLGIAMLAFEPTIVAFGFAAIITGIAAISVREFSIQLLIWGVLSVSLAIVLRGFVPRHSKDLGPVTQASVSQTIPPGGVGEVTYEGSYWTARCQISDVAIAVGQIVQVVGRQGNTLIVLPTQSPNDTYNRTA from the coding sequence GTGAATCTTTTAGACACTGTTCAAAGCCAACCTGCTTATATTTTGTGGTTGTTGGCAGGGTTGATGTTTTTAGGCATTGCGATGCTGGCGTTTGAGCCGACGATTGTCGCGTTTGGCTTTGCTGCTATCATCACGGGGATCGCGGCTATTTCAGTGAGAGAGTTTAGTATTCAATTGCTGATTTGGGGCGTTTTGAGCGTGTCGCTGGCGATCGTGCTACGGGGATTTGTCCCCCGACACTCTAAGGATTTGGGACCTGTGACCCAGGCATCGGTATCTCAAACCATTCCCCCCGGAGGCGTGGGGGAGGTCACCTATGAGGGGTCTTATTGGACTGCCCGCTGTCAGATCTCAGATGTGGCGATCGCCGTTGGGCAAATCGTGCAAGTAGTGGGGCGACAGGGCAACACTCTGATTGTTCTGCCAACTCAATCCCCCAATGACACGTATAATCGGACAGCTTAA
- a CDS encoding nSTAND1 domain-containing NTPase — protein sequence MTALVILDFDGDLQQGVVVTLEIRLDDVLSDGSLRSVVQVRTKGKLPPNPTLDQHYQQWRSLYNNLSLLFRLGDRPNPVPSGSKANVMAACRQAATNLVTDFNQWLAVDSLRAIREQFLEKLSPGDTIRIILQSENPHLRHLPWHLWDVLQRYPNVEVALSAPAYERVAVSGRSRQHVRILAVLGNRTGIDIDADRQLLANLPDGAETCFLVEPERQQLQQCLWDAQGWDILFFAGHSASLHSGEVGYLELNQHDRISVDELTYALRKAIAQGLQLAIFNSCDGLGLANQLERLHIPHLIVMREPVPDQVAQAFLRYFLTRFSKGHPLHLAVRDAREQLQSLEDQCPCATWLPILCQNPTADPPTWAALSGQVPVSVTQATPELLSQAPSRIPPCPYRGLAAFQEADAPFFFGREMLAEKWVNLMQQRPLLAVLGASGSGKSSLVLAGLVPRLRSHSGWQIAVLRPGNHPFARLAEQLIPLLEPGLSETDQLIEGNKLAIALHQGTVSLTDVVDRILQKQSTPFQAQRVLLVVDQFEELYTLCANSEERQRFQDCLLKAVTSTEEPLGTFPSTLAIVLTLRADFLEYALAHRPFAEALQRFSPELLTPMTRSELQAVIEKPANRLGVRYAEGLTERILDAVDAAPGHLPLLEFALTLLWEKQNQGYLTHAAYEAIGGVERALTTYAEQVYGSLDTTAQRQAQRIFTQLVCPGEGTADTRRLATRSEIGAESWRLVTHLADTRLVVSRHDDTANEDIVEIAHEALIQEWQRLRQWLEDDRSFRTWQERLRGVVRQWEISQQDEGALLRGAPLVEAQHWFQERQTDLSQGERALIHASLSQRDLEQQQRDRRRRFRITALSSGFTAALLLIGIAAWQWQRAEIITSNAQLDSLSSASEELLASGKQLEALLESLRAGKQLSQLSDAHPDTYIHVVTTLQQVVYGVREYNRLIGHERSVIHASFSPDGQVIVSASDDDTVRLWRRDGTLIDTLKGHRNHVRSVSFSPNGAMFASASYDNTIRLWRRNGGAIATLNGHTDKVNSISFSPNGQWLASASADSTIRLWQLNGTEPQVYATLLGHRGWVMAVSFSPDGQLLASAGNDGVIRLWRSSDGQLLATLPRQATSIDSLSFSPDGTQLVAATKAGNVLLWQRQGNQFTLVKTLTGHTDRVWGASFSPDGQIIASASADNTVKLWRSDGTLIVTLEGHNSSVYSVNFSPDGETLISTSADNTVKLWHPNSPFLKQLQTDTNRVRDISYSPDGRLLATANELTTQLWRTTLPLVQGSPTGTPTTAEPLTINGHQERVNQLSFSPDGQLVATASDDTTVKVWTVTGELVQTLTGYAQNLLDVQFSPDGRTMAIAGEANTIQLWQRDSSGRFAAQPAQTLTGHSREITSLAFSPDGQWLASSSGDHTIRLWRSQGNGLFDSNSRQILTHTSQVTSVSFNPNGQMLASATADGNAILWRLDGTLIARLSGHRDRINSVVFSPNGRLVATASDDGRVKLWNTSGTLLKTLQQQPSALTALSFSPDGQTLASATANGAVIFWNFNLDNLMTQGCDWLSDYLRTNSLLSTSDRNVCSTFTTRY from the coding sequence ATGACAGCGTTAGTCATCCTCGATTTTGATGGCGATTTGCAACAGGGCGTGGTCGTAACGCTCGAAATTCGCCTGGATGATGTATTGAGTGATGGCTCGCTACGGAGTGTGGTGCAGGTACGCACAAAGGGCAAACTTCCTCCCAACCCGACGCTGGATCAGCACTATCAACAGTGGCGATCGCTCTACAACAATTTGAGTCTGCTGTTTCGTCTAGGCGATCGCCCCAATCCAGTACCAAGTGGGTCAAAAGCCAATGTCATGGCTGCCTGTCGCCAGGCGGCTACAAACCTGGTGACTGACTTTAACCAATGGTTAGCAGTGGATTCCCTCCGAGCAATTCGAGAGCAGTTTTTAGAAAAACTGTCTCCAGGAGACACCATCCGCATCATTCTGCAATCGGAAAATCCGCATTTGCGGCACCTCCCCTGGCATTTATGGGATGTGTTGCAGCGATATCCCAACGTTGAAGTCGCGTTGAGTGCTCCAGCCTATGAGCGAGTTGCCGTGTCGGGGCGATCGCGCCAGCATGTGCGCATCCTGGCGGTGTTGGGCAACCGCACAGGCATTGATATTGATGCCGATCGGCAGTTGTTGGCAAATCTTCCAGATGGAGCAGAAACCTGTTTTTTGGTAGAACCAGAGCGGCAGCAGTTGCAGCAGTGTCTCTGGGATGCGCAAGGATGGGACATCCTGTTTTTTGCGGGACATAGTGCCAGTCTCCACAGTGGCGAAGTGGGCTATTTGGAACTGAATCAACACGATCGCATTTCAGTGGATGAGTTGACCTATGCGCTGCGTAAGGCGATCGCTCAAGGATTGCAGTTGGCAATCTTCAACTCCTGTGATGGGCTGGGTTTGGCGAATCAACTGGAGCGGCTCCACATTCCTCACCTGATCGTGATGCGTGAACCTGTCCCGGATCAGGTAGCTCAAGCGTTTCTGCGCTATTTCTTGACTCGTTTCTCGAAAGGACACCCGTTGCATCTGGCAGTACGAGATGCGCGGGAACAGTTGCAATCTCTGGAGGATCAGTGCCCCTGTGCAACGTGGTTGCCAATTCTCTGTCAAAATCCCACGGCTGACCCGCCCACCTGGGCGGCACTGAGTGGGCAGGTTCCTGTCTCCGTCACTCAAGCGACTCCGGAACTGCTCTCCCAGGCTCCATCTCGGATCCCGCCCTGCCCCTATCGTGGGTTAGCGGCATTTCAAGAGGCAGATGCTCCCTTCTTTTTTGGACGAGAGATGCTCGCTGAGAAATGGGTCAACCTGATGCAACAGCGACCGTTGTTGGCGGTATTGGGAGCATCAGGCAGTGGTAAATCATCGCTAGTGCTGGCAGGTCTGGTGCCCCGGTTGCGATCGCACTCAGGTTGGCAGATCGCGGTTTTGCGCCCCGGCAATCATCCCTTTGCCCGGTTAGCGGAGCAGTTGATCCCCTTGTTAGAACCGGGGTTAAGCGAGACAGACCAACTCATCGAAGGTAATAAACTGGCGATCGCCCTGCATCAGGGCACGGTGTCTCTCACCGATGTGGTAGACCGAATTCTGCAAAAGCAGAGCACCCCCTTTCAAGCACAGCGGGTGTTGCTTGTAGTCGATCAATTTGAGGAGTTGTATACCCTCTGCGCCAACAGCGAGGAGCGTCAACGGTTTCAAGATTGTCTGCTAAAAGCCGTTACTTCAACAGAAGAACCACTTGGGACATTTCCCTCTACGCTGGCGATCGTGCTGACATTGCGGGCTGACTTTCTGGAATATGCTCTCGCCCATCGACCATTTGCTGAGGCGTTGCAACGGTTTTCACCAGAGCTATTGACCCCCATGACGCGATCGGAGTTGCAGGCGGTGATTGAAAAACCCGCTAATCGTTTGGGGGTGCGCTATGCCGAGGGGTTGACCGAACGAATTCTCGATGCGGTCGATGCAGCACCGGGGCACCTCCCCCTGCTGGAGTTTGCTCTGACCCTGCTGTGGGAAAAACAGAATCAGGGCTATCTGACCCACGCTGCCTATGAGGCGATCGGCGGCGTGGAACGGGCACTGACCACCTATGCCGAACAGGTGTATGGGAGTCTGGATACAACGGCTCAACGGCAAGCCCAGCGCATCTTTACGCAATTGGTATGCCCAGGAGAAGGAACAGCTGATACGCGACGCTTAGCCACCCGCAGCGAAATTGGCGCAGAGAGTTGGCGACTTGTGACTCACCTGGCAGATACCCGATTGGTGGTAAGCCGACACGACGACACCGCCAACGAAGACATTGTGGAGATTGCCCACGAGGCATTAATCCAGGAATGGCAACGGTTGCGTCAATGGCTGGAGGACGATCGCAGTTTTCGGACCTGGCAGGAACGGTTGCGCGGCGTCGTGCGCCAGTGGGAGATTAGCCAACAAGATGAAGGGGCATTGTTGCGTGGTGCGCCTTTGGTGGAAGCACAACACTGGTTTCAAGAACGGCAGACCGACCTGAGCCAGGGAGAGCGGGCATTGATTCATGCCAGTCTGAGCCAACGCGACCTGGAACAACAACAACGCGATCGCCGTCGTCGCTTTCGCATTACTGCCCTGTCCAGTGGCTTCACAGCGGCTCTGTTGCTGATTGGGATAGCGGCGTGGCAATGGCAACGGGCAGAAATCATTACCAGCAATGCTCAACTGGATTCCCTCAGTTCTGCCTCCGAGGAATTGTTGGCATCCGGGAAGCAATTAGAAGCTCTGTTGGAGAGCCTGCGGGCTGGAAAACAGTTAAGCCAACTGAGCGACGCGCACCCCGACACCTACATCCATGTTGTGACGACCTTGCAACAGGTGGTGTATGGCGTGCGAGAGTATAACCGCCTGATTGGGCATGAGCGCAGTGTGATTCACGCCAGCTTTAGCCCCGATGGGCAGGTCATCGTATCGGCAAGTGATGACGACACAGTGCGACTGTGGCGGCGAGATGGCACCTTGATTGACACCCTGAAAGGGCACCGGAACCACGTCCGCAGTGTCAGTTTTAGCCCCAACGGAGCCATGTTTGCCTCCGCCAGTTACGACAATACTATTCGTCTGTGGCGGCGCAACGGTGGGGCGATCGCCACCCTCAATGGACACACCGACAAAGTCAATAGCATCAGCTTTAGCCCAAATGGGCAGTGGTTAGCCTCCGCCAGTGCCGATAGCACCATTCGCTTGTGGCAACTCAATGGCACCGAGCCGCAAGTATATGCCACGTTGCTGGGTCATCGTGGTTGGGTCATGGCTGTCAGCTTTAGCCCCGATGGGCAACTGCTGGCATCGGCAGGCAATGATGGCGTAATTCGCTTGTGGCGATCGTCCGATGGGCAACTGCTAGCAACTCTGCCCCGACAAGCCACCTCAATTGATAGTTTGAGTTTTAGCCCCGACGGCACTCAGTTAGTCGCAGCGACCAAAGCGGGGAACGTATTGCTGTGGCAGCGTCAGGGCAATCAGTTTACGCTCGTCAAAACCCTGACGGGACATACTGACCGAGTTTGGGGAGCCAGTTTTAGCCCGGATGGACAGATAATTGCCTCCGCCAGTGCTGACAATACGGTGAAATTGTGGCGATCGGATGGCACCCTGATCGTTACGCTGGAGGGACACAACTCCTCAGTCTACAGCGTCAACTTTAGCCCTGACGGTGAAACGCTAATCTCTACCAGTGCCGATAACACCGTGAAACTGTGGCACCCCAACAGCCCCTTCCTGAAACAGTTACAGACCGACACGAACCGAGTTCGCGATATCAGCTACAGCCCCGATGGTCGCCTGCTAGCCACCGCCAATGAGCTAACCACCCAACTCTGGCGAACGACGTTGCCGCTCGTGCAAGGCTCCCCCACGGGCACCCCAACCACTGCCGAACCCCTGACCATCAATGGGCATCAAGAGCGGGTCAACCAACTTAGCTTTAGCCCCGATGGGCAGCTTGTCGCAACTGCCAGTGACGATACCACTGTTAAGGTGTGGACGGTCACCGGAGAACTGGTGCAAACCCTGACGGGCTACGCTCAAAACCTTTTGGATGTGCAATTTAGCCCCGATGGGAGAACGATGGCGATCGCCGGAGAAGCCAACACCATTCAACTGTGGCAACGCGATAGTAGCGGACGCTTTGCAGCCCAACCCGCCCAAACCCTGACAGGGCATTCCAGAGAAATTACCTCTCTGGCGTTTAGCCCCGATGGGCAGTGGTTAGCCTCTAGCAGTGGCGATCACACGATTCGATTGTGGCGCAGTCAGGGAAATGGCTTATTTGACTCCAACTCCAGGCAAATCTTGACCCACACCAGTCAGGTCACCTCCGTTAGCTTTAACCCCAACGGACAGATGCTCGCCTCGGCGACTGCCGATGGCAATGCTATCCTGTGGAGACTCGATGGAACCCTAATCGCCCGCCTGAGTGGACATCGCGATCGCATCAACAGCGTCGTCTTTAGCCCCAATGGTCGTCTGGTGGCAACCGCCAGTGACGATGGCAGAGTCAAACTATGGAACACCAGCGGCACCTTGCTTAAGACACTGCAACAGCAACCCTCCGCCCTAACCGCCTTGAGCTTTAGCCCTGACGGACAGACTCTCGCCTCGGCAACAGCCAATGGAGCAGTCATCTTCTGGAATTTCAACCTGGACAATCTGATGACTCAAGGCTGTGACTGGCTCAGCGACTACCTGCGAACCAATTCTCTATTGTCAACAAGCGATCGCAATGTCTGCTCAACGTTCACAACCCGCTATTAG
- a CDS encoding LOG family protein: protein MSRIVIGVMGPGATATVADCDAARNLGYRIAQAGWVLLTGGRAEGVMHAASQGAKAAGGLTIGILPDAPGAGKQGISEAIDIAIFTDMGSARNNINVLSSDVVVVCGMGAGTASEAALALKAGKPIVLLNTDINSQKFFTHLSQERTFIAEDVAGAIALIQIILRTV from the coding sequence ATGAGCAGAATTGTCATTGGTGTGATGGGACCGGGAGCCACCGCTACTGTAGCCGATTGTGATGCTGCCCGGAATCTGGGGTATCGCATCGCCCAGGCAGGGTGGGTGCTATTGACGGGGGGCAGAGCTGAGGGCGTGATGCACGCAGCGAGTCAAGGTGCAAAAGCCGCAGGTGGGTTGACGATCGGGATCTTGCCTGATGCCCCTGGTGCAGGTAAACAGGGCATATCGGAGGCGATCGACATTGCCATTTTTACGGATATGGGAAGTGCTCGGAACAACATCAATGTGTTGTCGAGTGATGTGGTCGTGGTCTGTGGAATGGGAGCCGGAACAGCTTCAGAGGCAGCATTAGCCCTCAAAGCGGGAAAGCCAATCGTGTTATTAAATACGGATATCAATAGTCAAAAATTTTTCACCCATTTATCTCAAGAACGCACGTTCATTGCAGAGGATGTGGCTGGGGCGATCGCTTTGATTCAAATAATTTTAAGAACGGTGTAA